CACGAAGCGCTTTTTGCGTTCTTAACCTCTTTTGAGAAAACGAACCCTGATCGGGCCAGCATGATGAGGTGGTTGTCGGGGATCCTCTAGAAAATGGAGGCGCTCTCTTGGACGGTGCGGTCGTAGCAGACGGGGAACAGCTTGGACCAAAAACAATACAGCTCCGGTCTATCTTCCCGCACCTCGACCAGCCATTTGGCGAATGCAAATTCGGTTTGGAAGGGATTGGGGCTTCGATAAGGAGCGACCTGATCCACATAAGTACGTGACTAGACCTAGGTACGTTCTATCAAGACCACGGTGAGAACTCACCTCTGAATACCGCTGCAGAGCCTGATGATACTTCTCCGATAGACCAAGCTTACGAAGAGTCGGCATGCGGATTCCCTTCGCCGCGATGCTGTATGCATGGTTGAGAGATTCTCGTTCGGCAAAGGAGGACTCTCCAATCACGACGCCGCCCGGGAGCTTCTTGTGCTGATGGGCGTGAGCAACCTCAATAAGACGTGTGAGTAGGTCGGCTTCCCAGTTCTCGAAAAGAGGATGGCGAAATTCTTTGATGTGTCGCTGGAGTAGCCATAGTTCACGCTTCAGGCGGACTGTATTAGCTTGTAGTTTGGCGAGTCTTCGTTCGATGTGCTTGTTGAGGGTTTGCAGAGCATAATGAGTGGCGTCAACGGACTGCATTGACCGTTAGCATCAACAGAGCGGTTTAGAGGATCGATGTCTCTCTGATGCGGCAATACCTGAAAACTACTTTCGACCCACGAATCTTCTAGGACACGTCGGGAGTCCGACACATGAGGTACAGGGCCATTTCCGCGAGAAATGGAGCGAGAGAGTCGTTGGGTGGAGACGCGGTCCCTCTTGGAGTTCATGATGGGGGTGGAATCGGAAAGGAATGAAACACTTTATGATACAATGAGCGGGTTCGAGAGTTAGTTCCTCGTCTGAGTTTCTAGTAAGAGAGGATGAAAGATAAAAGTGGCAATGGCATGTTGAAGATGCAACTGAGTTGTGATGCAGTGATGGTGATCTACAAAGTGAGGCGGCCGGGAGAAGGTACGAAGAACACTCGTAGTTGCTACAAAATCTCTCAATTGATATGTGTCATAGGTTTAAAAAGACAGCCATATGGATATCATAACTTCGTGGGAATCGTAGTAAGAGAATTATCACAGCTTACTGCCCGACCCGCCGAACTCGATCACCAATTTGCCGAATTGCGTGCCCTTTTTCATGTCTTCGAACAGCCCGTCAATTGCGGACATGTCATCCAGCCCAGTTTGCAGAACTCGAGACACCACAGGGCGGATTTTCTTCGCATTGACGAACTCAATCATCTCCTTGAACTCCTTTCGGGAGCCCATCGTGGAACCGCGGACGTCGATGTTCTTGAGGACAGCAGACATCGTAAATGGCATCTTAGGAGACACAGTCATTCCATAGACAGAGAGAACACCGCCGGTCTAAAAATGTAAGTACGTTCATCCGTGATGGAATAAATGTTTCGTTGCCGTGCTCACCTTAAGCAACTGGACGGATTTCTCAACAGAATCACCACCGGCACCATCAATGATGGCATCAAAGTTCTTCTTCCCGGCTGGGAGCATACCCAACAGCGTCTTTTCCCAACCGTCTTCCTTATAGCTaacaccaccggcagcaccTAGTTTAACGGCCTTCTGAATCTTCTCCTGGCTCGAGCTCGTCACCAACACATGCGCACCTCTGGCAACAGCAAACTGCAGCACCATCAGAGccacaccaccaccaatgcCTGTAACCAAGACGGCAGCACCACCTCCAGAGTTCCTCTCACCGGCCTTGGAAATCAAAGCTCTCCAGCCCGTCAGGCCCGTCAGAGGCAGAGCCGCAGCCTCGGCATCAGAAAGATGCTCAGGTGCCTCCTCAACCTCCGAATACTCGATGGTAATATACTCCTGCAAAGTCCCCTTATCATAAACCTTCGTGCCGCCCATTATCCGGAGTCCAGTAGCCTCCTCTGGTCCATCGGGCGAGTCCGTCCAACCAGCACCGGGGTTCAAGATCACCCGCCTGCCTCGCCATTTTTCTGGGCTAGGGACGTTCAGGCCAGTTCCGACAACGGTACCAACTCCATCCGCAAGAAGGGGCACCTCGAAGGTCACGCCGGGGTAGAGGTGTTGGCGGATGAAGAGATCACGGTGGTTAAGCGCCGCGGCACTCAGTTTCACCAGTAGCTCACCCCCTTGCGGGGAAGGCTTGGGGATGGTACGGAGGGAGAGCGGATAGTAGACTTGGCCTGGCTTGCCGGGCTTGCCGTCAATTGGTGATATGTAAATTGCTTTGGACATCTTGAATTTGATAGAGAAAGATGTGACGATGTCAAAAAATTAAATTGACGATGTACTCCTGGAAATTCAGCTCGTGCGGGGATGGCTCAACTGCTGATCGATAGCCGAGGCTTTCAAGATTGAATTCTTGATTACCCGACCGGATATCCAAGTCTACACGTTGAACATTTGATAGTCCAAACATTCaatccttttcttctttccacTTTCATCCCATTGACTACCGGACTGTGTAAACACTTCTTGTCGGATTTATGGAGATGAAGTAATAACAAATTATCAGATCTCCGCATTCAACCTTTTAAAGTGGCTCTTACAGCTCTACTTTTCTTACTACATAACCGAACATTCAAGGAGTACGCTGCTATATAATCAGATGAAGGGTTAGAGTCTCAAGAATTGAAAGCACTGAGATTTCAATGTTGGACCAGGGTATTCCACCTTAGGGCGCCATCTGACCTGTTCATGACACTTGGTACCAAAATATATATATGTATAtgatatatatatatatccCTAGACTTCGGGAACATAGTCTCGATCATGATGATTCTTACTCTAGATAAATGGGATAAATGGGATAAATGGAAGTATATCCTCACCCGTTGAGAAACAGGACAGGAAGGCCGCTAGTTACTTCTGATGGATTACAAAAGACTCTTTACCCGCTCGGCCAAAACCATCATTAGCACAAACAGAACGTCTATCTATCATCGCAATGGGATATCTATTAGGCCCTACCATTCGTTCGGGACCACCCTTGACTCAGGTGATCACGTGGTAGGAGAGTGAGATGGAACACCTCTCCTAAGAGCAAGTACACTTCCAAGAGAACCAAGACCAAGTGAGACACTGCTGTCTTCAAGGATAGGATATGATGTCTATGCACTACCAGAAGCGTTCTGTATGCGATAATAAAATAGACCAGGTCAGTGAAGTTGTCGACTACGTAGCATGATGAGCTTGATCCACCTCGtgatattaaaaaaaaagaaacattGGATTTGGGAGTTTTATAAATTTTGATCATACCGTTTGAAATATTTTAATTAAGCTAGAATGAGACAAGCGACTCGATACCTCCAAGGCCGGAAGTGAGACaaatgaaaaagaagaaaatggagGTTTTCTAGACAGAACAAGAGAAAGTAgcagggggaaaaaaaaagcatgaACCGTTGCTTCTCTTAAAAATCCAAAATTAACCACCGAACCAACACAAGTATGTTCACTTCCTCCCACAAACCCAGCCAAACCCACGCTCAAACCTCG
Above is a window of Penicillium digitatum chromosome 2, complete sequence DNA encoding:
- a CDS encoding Alcohol dehydrogenase, putative, yielding MSKAIYISPIDGKPGKPGQVYYPLSLRTIPKPSPQGGELLVKLSAAALNHRDLFIRQHLYPGVTFEVPLLADGVGTVVGTGLNVPSPEKWRGRRVILNPGAGWTDSPDGPEEATGLRIMGGTKVYDKGTLQEYITIEYSEVEEAPEHLSDAEAAALPLTGLTGWRALISKAGERNSGGGAAVLVTGIGGGVALMVLQFAVARGAHVLVTSSSQEKIQKAVKLGAAGGVSYKEDGWEKTLLGMLPAGKKNFDAIIDGAGGDSVEKSVQLLKTGGVLSVYGMTVSPKMPFTMSAVLKNIDVRGSTMGSRKEFKEMIEFVNAKKIRPVVSRVLQTGLDDMSAIDGLFEDMKKGTQFGKLVIEFGGSGSKL